One segment of Sesamum indicum cultivar Zhongzhi No. 13 linkage group LG4, S_indicum_v1.0, whole genome shotgun sequence DNA contains the following:
- the LOC105160188 gene encoding DNA-binding protein SMUBP-2 — MEASCIFCGGVSTSLLKSPALRHRPIESISLYRNRNLVFVASPISHRVWASANNSSNSRSATKRRSRKNREDAGGSDVTNKNTNKKAAVSEETRKKVNDQENGPRSVRALYQSGDPLGRRELGKGVVKWICQGMKAMALDFAMVEMQGDFAELKQRMGPGLTFVIQAQPYLNAVPMPLGLEAICLKTCTHYPTLFDHFQRELRDVLQDLQHKTLIHNWRETESWKLLKELASSAQHRAIARKTSLTKSVHGVLGLELVKAKAMQCRIDEFTKQMSDLLRIERDAELEFTQDELNAVPTPDDLSSSSRPIEFLVSHAQAEQELCDTICNLNAISTSTGLGGMHLVLFRVERNHRLPPTNLSPGDMVCVRVCDKRGAGATSSMQGFVNNLGDDGCSISVALESRHGDPTFSKLFGKSIRIDRIQGLADAITYERNCEALMMLQKKGLQKKNSSRAVVTTIFGDKEDITRFEGNNLVDWSEVELSGLLDTEFYDSSQQRAIALGLNKKRPVLIIQGPPGTGKTGVLKQIISLVVKQGERVLVTAPTNAAVDNMVEKLSEIGANIVRVGNPARISPTVASKSLVEIVNSRLGDFRSEFERKKSDLRKDLSYCLKDDSLAAGIRQLLKQLGKTMKKKERETVREILSSAQVVLTTNIGAADPMIRCLNFFDLVVIDEAGQAIEPSCWIPILLGKRCILAGDQCQLAPVILSRKALEGGLGVSLLERAATLHEGVLATKLTIQYRMNDAIASWASKEMYNGLLKSSASVTSHLLSDSPLVKQTWITQCPLLLLDTRMPYGSLTVGCEEQLDPAGTGSFYNEGEADIVVQHVFALIYAGVSPATIVVQSPYVAQVQLLRDRLEEFPLSTGVEVATVDSFQGREADAVIISMVRSNNLGAVGFLGDSRRMNVAITRARKHVAIICDSSTICHNTFLARLLRHIRYFGRVKHAEPGDSGGSGLSMNPMLPSIS; from the exons ATGGAAGCGTCGTGCATCTTCTGTGGCGGCGTGTCAACATCACTGTTGAAGTCCCCGGCCCTCCGCCACCGTCCCATTGAATCAATTTCTCTTTACCGCAACAGGAACCTAGTGTTCGTAGCTTCTCCAATTTCACATCGTGTTTGGGCCAGTGCAAATAATAGCAGCAACAGCCGCAGTGCCACCAAGAGAAGAAGCCGCAAGAATAGAGAAGATGCCGGTGGTTCTGATGTCACCAACAAAAATACTAACAAGAAGGCTGCAGTATCTGAAGAAACCAGAAAGAAAGTCAATGATCAAGAAAACGGTCCAAGGAGCGTGCGTGCTCTGTATCAGAGTGGAGACCCATTGGGACGGAGGGAATTGGGCAAAGGCGTTGTGAAATGGATATGCCAAGGAATGAAAGCCATGGCTTTGGATTTCGCTATGGTAGAGATGCAGGGGGATTTTGCCGAATTGAAACAGAGAATGGGACCGGGTCTGACCTTTGTTATTCAGGCTCAGCCTTACCTCAATGCCGTTCCCATGCCCCTAGGCCTGGAGGCCATCTGCCTCAAGACTTGCACTCATTATCCCACACTCTTCGACCACTTCCAGAGGGAGCTCAGGGACGTTCTCCAGGACCTCCAGCATAAAACACTCATTCATAACTGGCGTGAAACTGAGTCATGGAAGCTGCTCAAGGAACTCGCCAGTTCAG CCCAGCATAGAGCCATCGCGAGGAAGACTTCCCTGACCAAATCTGTCCATGGTGTCTTGGGATTGGAACTCGTCAAGGCTAAAGCCATGCAGTGCAGAATTGAtgaatttaccaagcaaatgtCTGATCTACTTCGGATAGAGAGGGACGCCGAATTAGAGTTTACTCAGGATGAGCTGAATGCTGTACCCACACCTGATGATCTTTCCAGTTCGTCAAGGCCCATAGAGTTCTTGGTCAGCCATGCCCAGGCCGAGCAAGAACTTTGTGACACAATATGCAATCTGAACGCGATCAGCACATCTACAG GATTAGGAGGAATGCATTTGGTTTTGTTTAGAGTTGAGAGAAACCACAGATTGCCACCCACTAACCTTTCTCCCGGAGACATGGTCTGTGTGAGAGTATGTGACAAGAGAGGGGCTGGGGCGACATCTTCCATGCAAGGATTTGTTAATAATCTGGGGGATGATGGATGTAGCATCAGTGTGGCTCTGGAATCCCGTCATGGTGATCCTACCTTTTCTAAACTTTTTGGCAAGAGTATCCGCATAGACCGCATCCAAGGATTGGCTGATGCAATCACATATGAG CGTAATTGTGAAGCTTTAATGATGCTTCAGAAGAAAGGTTTACAGAAAAAGAATTCTTCAAGAGCTGTTGTGACTACAATTTTCGGAGATAAAGAAGATATCACAAGGTTTGAGGGTAATAACTTGGTAGATTGGTCTGAAGTGGAATTAAGTGGATTGTTAGACACTGAATTTTATGACAGTTCCCAGCAAAGAGCAATTGCATTAGGTTTAAACAAGAAGCGTCCTGTACTGATAATTCAGGGGCCTCCTGGAACAGGAAAGACTGGTGTGCTGAAGCAAATAATTTCACTTGTTGTCAAACAGGGTGAAAGGGTGCTTGTCACGGCACCTACTAATGCAGCTGTAGACAACATGGTTGAGAAACTGTCTGAAATCGGTGCTAATATTGTGCGGGTCGGTAATCCAGCACGGATATCGCCAACCGTAGCTTCCAAGTCATTGGTTGAAATTGTCAATAGTAGACTTGGAGATTTTAGATCAGAGTTTGAGAGGAAGAAATCTGATTTAAGAAAGGACCTCAGCTATTGCTTAAAAGATGATTCTTTAGCTGCTGGCATACGTCAGCTTCTGAAACAGTTGGGGAAGACaatgaagaagaaggagaGAGAAACAGTTAGAGAAATTCTTTCAAGTGCTCAAGTTGTACTTACCACTAACATTGGAGCAGCTGACCCAATGATCAGATGTCTTAACTTTTTTGATTTGGTAGTCATAGATGAAGCGGGCCAAGCCATTGAACCTTCTTGCTGGATTCCAATATTGCTAGGAAAGCGTTGTATACTTGCTGGGGATCAATGCCAACTTGCTCCGGTGATCTTATCTAGAAAAGCCTTAGAAGGTGGTCTAGGAGTATCTCTTTTGGAGAGAGCAGCAACTTTGCACGAAGGGGTTCTTGCAACAAAGTTGACAATACAATATAGGATGAATGATGCAATAGCTAGCTGGGCTTCAAAAGAGATGTATAATGGGTTACTGAAGTCGTCTGCAAGTGTCACTTCTCATCTTCTTTCAGATTCCCCGTTGGTTAAG CAAACATGGATAACGCAATGCCCATTGCTATTGCTCGACACAAGAATGCCATACGGAAGTTTAACTGTTGGCTGTGAAGAACAATTAGATCCAGCTGGCACAGGCTCTTTCTACAATGAAGGAGAAGCAGATATTGTTGTACAGCATGTTTTTGCCTTGATATATGCTG gtGTCAGCCCAGCAACCATAGTAGTGCAATCTCCTTATGTTGCACAAGTGCAACTGCTAAGAGACAGGCTAGAAGAGTTTCCCCTATCCACGGGTGTTGAGGTTGCAACTGTTGATAGCTTTCAAGGCCGCGAAGCAGATGCTGTGATTATATCAATG GTCCGCTCAAACAACTTGGGAGCTGTTGGGTTTTTAGGAGATAGCAGGAGAATGAATGTAGCTATTACAAGAGCACGTAAACATGTGGCAATTATTTGTGATAGCTCCACAATATGCCATAACACCTTTTTGGCAAGATTGTTAcggcatattagatattttGGTCGTGTGAAGCATGCCGAGCCTGGTGATTCTGGAGGATCTGGACTTAGCATGAATCCGATGTTGCCTTCAATTAGTTAA
- the LOC105160187 gene encoding peptidyl-prolyl cis-trans isomerase FKBP15-3-like produces MLILTLYMALPMDTQSKSKKRTLEKKKISKSKINKSEVKVEGSSGTSICNMVQSEGKVVVYEANEEKSVVYKQDDVIGKRCEAQSLPNGLIIEELAKRDPKGKLALRGRKVRIHFTGMLKESGVVLDSSASKNPCKFRLGDEEVMDGFNMGIDGMRLGDKRRLIIPPSLGFGEQGFGTSVPPNSWLVCEVELVGVQR; encoded by the exons ATGC TGATTTTAACATTGTACATGGCACTTCCCATGGATACTCAGTCCAAGTCCAAGAAGAGGActttggagaaaaagaaaatatctaaaagtaaaataaataaatcagaaGTAAAAGTGGAAGGTAGTTCTGGTACAAGCATATGCAATATGGTTCAGAGTGAAGGGAAGGTAGTTGTGTATGAGGCAAATGAGGAAAAGTCGGTCGTGTACAAGCAGGATGATGTAATTGGAAAGCGATGTGAAGCACAGTCTTTACCGAATGGGTTGATCATTGAAGAATTGGCTAAGAGAGATCCTAAAGGAAAATTAGCTCTACGTGGGAGAAAG GTCAGAATTCATTTCACTGGGATGTTGAAGGAAAGTGGAGTAGTACTTGACAGTAGCGCAAGCAAAAATCCTTGCAAATTTCGCCTAG GTGATGAAGAAGTAATGGATGGTTTTAATATGGGCATTGATG GTATGCGTCTTGGTGATAAGAGGAGACTTATAATCCCTCCATCTCTAGG TTTTGGAGAACAAGGATTTGGTACAAGTGTACCTCCAAATTCATGGCTGGTGTGTGAGGTTGAATTGGTTGGCGTGCAGCGTTAA